From the genome of Papaver somniferum cultivar HN1 chromosome 2, ASM357369v1, whole genome shotgun sequence, one region includes:
- the LOC113352011 gene encoding uncharacterized protein LOC113352011 encodes MDTRLSRWRCINIFEAARSVMVRNIANAITFYHMTSFKLPDSTIRKMNSSHQKFWRKKKSNKGKQLISWNNVNIPKEDSSLGFRDLHLFNKAFLAKSAWRLCTDHTSDCVKSLQAKYFRDGQVFNIKKRVNSTWSWTSIISELDFIKKYNFWCIFNGQNLLIWKHDWMIGPTEPPIPKNGVTNHG; translated from the coding sequence ATGGACACACGACTGTCAAGATGGAGATGTATCAATATATTTGAAGCTGCCAGGTCTGTAATGGTAAGAAATATCGCTAATGCAATTACATTTTATCACATGACAAGCTTTAAGCTCCCAGATTCTACCATCAGAAAGATGAATTCTTCACATCAAAAGTTTTGGAGGAAAAAGAAATCAAACAAGGGTAAACAACTTATTTCATGGAATAATGTGAATATACCTAAAGAAGATAGTAGTCTGGGATTTAGAGATTTACACTTGTTTAATAAAGCTTTTTTAGCAAAATCAGCATGGAGATTATGCACTGATCACACTTCAGATTGTGTTAAATCACTCCAAGCCAAATACTTTCGGGATGGTCAGGTGTTTAATATTAAGAAAAGAGTTAATTCTACTTGGTCATGGACAAGCATCATCTCTGAGTTGGACTTCATCAAGAAATACAATTTTTGGTGTATTTTCAATGGTCAAAATCTACTGATATGGAAACATGACTGGATGATCGGTCCGACTGAGCCACCAATTCCCAAGAATGGAGTTACTAATCATGGTTAG